In Crinalium epipsammum PCC 9333, the following are encoded in one genomic region:
- a CDS encoding ferritin-like domain-containing protein, producing MNADERRFNTSHFSQINCAIQDRLKAKTVAGLNLSHISSDDKIGRVLSSALKSRLGSDLSYSEFDSYQYWHPEYFNLHQVTIFQDASEEEKAAILHIANRDLLEEAYFIEKAGMGYMAKMVLLAETIEERMLYALFSSDEVSHFAQISNFLPPQEVIGKDNAFLSLLEEVAEIADKTVLLFVLQVVLEGWGLSHYRSLAKSCQNPALSAVFQGFLQDESRHHAAGVTLFEQIAVDDASRDAILQILTLFLRMVQVGPQGVVAAIEKVKGDLSRQQKIRIFEELDTENHSGSRLNILRSLMQTEGGQIVQDLEQLGAFQPFSAERCV from the coding sequence ATGAACGCAGATGAACGCAGATTTAATACGTCGCACTTTTCGCAGATAAATTGCGCTATTCAAGATAGATTAAAAGCAAAGACAGTAGCAGGGTTAAATTTATCTCATATTTCCTCGGATGATAAGATTGGGCGGGTATTATCTTCTGCTTTGAAAAGTCGTTTGGGGTCTGATTTAAGTTATTCAGAATTTGATAGTTATCAATATTGGCATCCTGAGTATTTTAATCTTCATCAAGTAACAATTTTTCAAGATGCTAGTGAGGAAGAAAAAGCAGCAATTTTACATATAGCTAACCGTGATTTACTTGAGGAAGCTTACTTTATCGAGAAAGCTGGTATGGGTTATATGGCTAAAATGGTGCTACTGGCAGAAACTATAGAGGAGCGTATGCTTTATGCACTTTTTAGTTCTGATGAAGTTTCTCATTTTGCTCAAATTAGCAACTTTTTACCGCCGCAAGAGGTTATAGGAAAGGATAATGCTTTTTTAAGTTTGTTGGAGGAGGTTGCGGAAATTGCAGATAAAACTGTGTTGTTATTTGTGTTGCAAGTTGTGCTGGAGGGATGGGGTTTAAGTCATTACAGAAGTCTGGCAAAAAGTTGTCAAAATCCAGCATTAAGCGCAGTGTTTCAGGGGTTTCTGCAAGATGAATCTCGTCATCATGCTGCTGGAGTTACTTTATTTGAACAGATAGCGGTTGATGATGCAAGTCGGGATGCAATTTTACAAATTTTAACTCTATTTTTACGGATGGTGCAAGTTGGGCCGCAAGGTGTTGTTGCAGCTATAGAAAAAGTTAAAGGTGATTTATCCCGTCAGCAGAAGATCAGAATTTTTGAGGAATTAGATACAGAAAATCATAGTGGTTCTCGTCTTAATATTCTCCGTTCTTTAATGCAAACTGAGGGAGGTCAAATAGTTCAAGACTTAGAGCAGTTAGGAGCATTTCAGCCTTTTTCCGCAGAAAGATGTGTATAA
- a CDS encoding AAA family ATPase — translation MYLHRVQVPDFRVLKGVDITFEKEFNPRIFPIGSQNGGGKSTLLQLIFLLLHCSGHPEKIPYLKNMIYGFQVHEKTEKKVLSIIDIIDDNKIVQLQFFSCTSYYIEQLLSLENESIEPKDDLFVTLEKIKQMKKQLFALKKQLEVGNDQIQLVDIENRKKFEEKLKQLKGKIFLLNHQLSSLLNSSKKILDRLKVKNIIHISNYSSHGTENENEALFCLINNLDSTIEPEAFLTELSNKIFLAAPSTQVLLFLPYDIRKMLFQEEDKHSLNTVYYSYIREAKKKLRGLFLYDFLAVDLIVSSFKSARDKDFKDAIETGEYGNNYKLLLKDLNSLLGNKQINLTTDISGVNFKIDKDGEVVELAPEDLSHGELKRLSIYMWLKYRNIENAIVLMDEIEIAFHPDWQYQIVSDLNQWEPSNQYILATHSYELCQALTPAHVKELEPKLMKQSSGQV, via the coding sequence ATGTATTTACATAGAGTCCAAGTTCCTGATTTTCGTGTTCTCAAAGGAGTTGATATCACCTTTGAAAAAGAATTTAACCCAAGGATATTTCCAATAGGTAGCCAAAATGGCGGTGGCAAAAGCACTTTACTGCAGTTAATTTTTTTACTGTTACATTGTTCTGGACATCCCGAAAAAATTCCTTACTTGAAAAATATGATTTATGGGTTTCAAGTACATGAAAAAACTGAAAAAAAAGTATTATCAATAATTGATATTATTGATGATAATAAAATTGTTCAGCTTCAATTTTTTTCATGCACAAGCTATTATATCGAACAGTTACTAAGTTTGGAAAATGAAAGCATTGAACCAAAAGATGATTTATTTGTAACTTTAGAAAAAATAAAACAAATGAAAAAACAATTGTTTGCTTTAAAAAAACAATTGGAAGTAGGAAATGATCAGATTCAGTTAGTCGATATAGAAAACAGAAAAAAATTTGAAGAAAAGCTAAAGCAGTTAAAAGGAAAAATTTTCCTGCTTAATCATCAGCTATCTTCATTACTGAATAGTAGTAAAAAAATACTAGATCGATTAAAAGTAAAAAACATTATACACATTAGCAACTACTCATCTCATGGTACTGAAAATGAAAATGAAGCCTTATTTTGCTTGATAAATAATTTAGATTCAACAATAGAACCAGAAGCATTTTTAACTGAATTATCTAACAAGATTTTTTTAGCCGCCCCTTCTACGCAAGTTTTACTTTTTCTACCTTATGACATCAGAAAAATGTTATTCCAAGAAGAAGATAAACACTCCCTCAACACGGTTTATTATTCATATATAAGAGAAGCGAAAAAAAAATTACGTGGGCTTTTTTTATATGATTTTTTAGCTGTAGATCTTATAGTTAGCTCTTTCAAGTCTGCTAGAGACAAAGATTTTAAAGACGCTATTGAAACAGGAGAATACGGTAATAACTACAAGTTACTATTAAAGGACTTAAACTCCCTACTTGGAAATAAACAAATCAATTTAACAACTGATATTTCTGGAGTAAATTTCAAGATAGATAAAGATGGTGAGGTTGTAGAACTTGCACCAGAAGATTTAAGTCATGGTGAATTAAAGAGACTAAGTATTTATATGTGGCTCAAGTATCGCAATATAGAAAATGCGATCGTACTGATGGATGAAATTGAAATTGCATTTCATCCAGATTGGCAATACCAAATTGTATCTGATTTAAACCAGTGGGAACCAAGTAATCAATATATCCTTGCAACTCACTCTTATGAGCTATGCCAAGCTCTCACACCTGCTCATGTTAAAGAGCTAGAACCAAAGCTTATGAAACAATCGTCGGGACAAGTATGA
- a CDS encoding XisI protein yields MERINYSELIQKILKGHLANDLNDTEVQLICDPKEHHYLIINLGWKEAEYQRVYGCIIHIDIKDNKIWIQRDFTEVGIANELLAAGVPKQDIVLGFQAPYKRKFTEFAVG; encoded by the coding sequence ATGGAAAGAATAAATTACTCAGAGTTAATTCAAAAAATATTGAAAGGTCATTTAGCAAATGATCTAAATGATACAGAAGTGCAGTTGATTTGCGATCCAAAAGAACACCACTATCTAATTATCAATTTAGGCTGGAAAGAAGCAGAATATCAGCGCGTATATGGTTGTATTATCCACATTGATATTAAGGATAATAAGATTTGGATTCAGCGCGATTTTACTGAAGTTGGAATAGCTAATGAGTTATTAGCTGCTGGAGTTCCAAAGCAAGATATTGTTTTAGGTTTTCAAGCTCCCTATAAGCGTAAGTTTACTGAGTTTGCCGTTGGGTAA
- a CDS encoding aromatic ring-hydroxylating dioxygenase subunit alpha, giving the protein MKSNLTQINSSSALVFNNPELFIEGWYWAIRSQDLKVGEVKPVTLQGRNLALYRGKDGNAIALDAYCPHMGAHLAEGKVEGNNIRCFFHHWEFNSSGNCVDIPCLGKALPVKLKTWHTAEKYGMVWVWTGDTPKQPLPFVPELENEECDFAFGSHFFKNCHPNVVMINAIDAHHFNTVHNFPIEIVFRKEELNENAITFSNTTRGGDESLLMKLILPFYKNEGTYSMCYWYGSTGTVTLGPDFLHFYIMFALRLVEGGKTEGQTILITKKRPGLFGWSFNRLILWLTLMVGNYFAKGDTKVFQTIKFNLKTPTKADQSIIQFIQHYEQQKPLVWGTWENPSTRRGEEAGVVYSACSS; this is encoded by the coding sequence ATGAAGTCAAATTTAACGCAGATTAATTCAAGTTCCGCACTTGTTTTTAACAATCCTGAGTTATTTATTGAGGGGTGGTACTGGGCAATTCGTTCACAGGATTTAAAGGTGGGTGAGGTGAAACCTGTAACGCTGCAAGGAAGAAATTTAGCATTATATCGGGGAAAAGATGGAAATGCGATCGCGCTCGATGCTTATTGTCCTCACATGGGCGCACATTTAGCCGAAGGTAAAGTAGAAGGTAATAATATTCGCTGTTTTTTCCATCATTGGGAGTTTAATTCATCAGGTAATTGTGTTGATATTCCCTGTTTAGGAAAAGCATTACCTGTAAAGTTAAAAACTTGGCATACTGCGGAAAAATATGGCATGGTTTGGGTTTGGACTGGCGATACTCCTAAACAACCATTACCTTTTGTCCCAGAATTAGAAAATGAAGAATGTGATTTCGCTTTTGGTTCACACTTCTTTAAAAATTGCCATCCCAATGTGGTGATGATTAATGCTATTGATGCCCATCATTTTAATACAGTTCACAATTTTCCTATAGAAATTGTCTTTAGGAAAGAAGAGTTAAACGAAAATGCGATTACTTTTAGTAATACTACTCGTGGCGGTGATGAGTCTTTATTGATGAAGCTAATCCTTCCTTTCTACAAAAATGAAGGTACTTATAGTATGTGTTATTGGTATGGCAGTACAGGGACAGTAACACTAGGACCAGATTTTTTACATTTTTATATTATGTTTGCTTTGCGCCTAGTTGAAGGAGGTAAAACTGAAGGACAAACTATTTTAATTACTAAAAAGCGCCCAGGTTTATTCGGGTGGAGTTTTAATAGATTGATTTTGTGGCTTACTTTAATGGTCGGTAATTATTTTGCTAAAGGAGATACTAAAGTTTTTCAAACTATCAAATTTAATTTAAAGACTCCGACTAAGGCGGATCAATCAATTATTCAGTTTATTCAACATTATGAGCAGCAAAAACCTTTAGTTTGGGGAACTTGGGAGAACCCGTCAACAAGGAGGGGAGAGGAAGCGGGAGTTGTATATTCAGCTTGTTCATCTTAG
- a CDS encoding ATP-dependent Clp protease ATP-binding subunit, with translation MFERLTDKAVKVIIVAQEETRRLGHTLVGTEQILLGLIGEGTSVAAKILVERGANLQKARKEVEKIIGRGSRFVPEQIPVTPKVKRIFDQALIESQQLGHNYISPEHLLLGLLNEGEGVATRVLQNLGVDLKELQLAVLKQLTVEAPAEVGTTRQRSQNKTPILDEFGTDLTELAAKGKLDPVVGREREIERAIQILGRRTKNNPVLIGEPGVGKTAIAEGLAQRIINKNVPGTLEDKQVISLDMGSLVAGTKFRGEFEERLKGIVEEVRSSGNIILVIDELHNIIGTGSVQGGLDAANMLKPALARGELQCIGMTTLDEYRKHIEKDAALERRFQPIKVGEPSVVETIEILFGLREAYEQFHKVKISDDAIDAAAKLSDQYISDRFLPDKAIDLIDEAGSRLRVQNTMSPAHRELKRELRQVSKAKQEAVQVQDFDQAGKLRDKELELEGQLKKMATSQDSADIPVVDAEKIAEIVAVWTGVPVSKLTESESAKLLDLEDTLHQRLIGQDQAVTAVSKAIRRARVGLKSPNRPIASFIFSGPTGVGKTELAKALAAHFFGSEEAMIRVDMSEYMESHTVSKLIGSPPGFVGYDEGGQLTEAVRRRPYSVILFDEIEKAHPDVFNMMLQMLDDGRLTDAQGRTVDFKNTLIILTSNLGSKVIEKGGSGLGFEFSEDQAEATYNRMQQRVQEELKAYFRPEFLNRLDDIIVFRQLTFEEVRSIAGIMLREVASRLTEQEISLEVTDKFKDRVVKEGFNPKFGARELRRAIMRLLEDSLAEAMLSGTVNSGDTAVIDVGEDGEVEIKRMQRQELVIV, from the coding sequence ATGTTTGAAAGATTAACAGATAAAGCCGTTAAAGTAATCATTGTAGCTCAAGAAGAAACACGGCGTTTAGGGCATACTTTAGTTGGCACTGAACAGATTTTGCTGGGGTTAATTGGAGAAGGAACTAGCGTTGCAGCTAAAATTTTAGTTGAGCGAGGTGCAAATCTCCAAAAGGCACGCAAAGAAGTAGAAAAAATTATCGGTCGTGGTTCTCGATTTGTTCCAGAACAAATTCCTGTCACACCTAAAGTTAAGCGCATTTTTGACCAAGCTTTAATTGAATCGCAACAATTGGGGCATAATTATATTTCCCCCGAACATTTACTGTTAGGACTACTTAACGAAGGCGAAGGTGTTGCAACTAGAGTGTTGCAAAATCTAGGCGTTGACCTAAAGGAACTTCAATTAGCAGTTCTTAAACAACTGACAGTAGAAGCACCAGCAGAGGTTGGTACTACACGGCAGCGTTCCCAAAATAAAACCCCAATTTTAGATGAGTTTGGGACTGATTTGACAGAGTTAGCCGCAAAAGGCAAACTTGATCCTGTTGTGGGTAGAGAGCGAGAAATTGAACGTGCTATCCAGATTTTAGGTCGGCGGACTAAGAATAACCCTGTATTAATAGGTGAACCTGGAGTTGGTAAAACTGCGATCGCAGAAGGTCTAGCTCAACGTATCATTAACAAGAATGTCCCTGGTACTTTGGAAGATAAGCAAGTTATCAGCTTGGATATGGGTTCCTTAGTTGCAGGAACTAAATTTAGAGGTGAATTTGAAGAACGCCTCAAAGGAATTGTGGAGGAAGTTCGCTCATCTGGGAATATTATCTTGGTAATTGATGAGCTTCACAACATTATCGGCACTGGGTCTGTGCAAGGTGGTTTAGATGCTGCCAATATGCTCAAACCAGCTTTAGCGCGGGGTGAGTTGCAGTGCATCGGGATGACTACTCTGGATGAATACCGCAAGCATATTGAAAAGGATGCAGCTTTAGAACGTCGTTTCCAACCAATTAAGGTGGGTGAACCCAGTGTTGTAGAAACGATAGAGATATTGTTTGGTTTGCGCGAAGCTTACGAGCAATTTCACAAAGTCAAAATTTCCGATGATGCTATTGATGCAGCAGCTAAGTTATCAGATCAGTATATAAGCGATCGCTTCTTACCAGATAAAGCCATAGACTTAATTGATGAAGCTGGTTCTCGTCTGCGCGTCCAGAATACTATGTCTCCTGCACATCGAGAATTAAAGCGGGAACTGCGTCAAGTTAGCAAAGCCAAACAAGAAGCAGTTCAAGTTCAAGATTTTGATCAAGCTGGGAAGTTGCGCGACAAAGAATTAGAACTTGAAGGGCAACTCAAGAAAATGGCGACATCCCAAGACTCAGCCGATATCCCAGTGGTTGATGCTGAGAAAATCGCTGAAATTGTTGCTGTTTGGACTGGTGTACCTGTCAGCAAACTCACCGAATCTGAATCAGCAAAGTTGCTCGATTTAGAAGATACCTTACATCAGCGCCTTATTGGTCAAGACCAAGCCGTTACCGCAGTATCTAAAGCTATACGTCGCGCACGAGTTGGATTAAAAAGTCCTAACCGACCAATCGCTAGTTTTATCTTCTCAGGTCCAACCGGAGTTGGCAAGACTGAATTAGCCAAAGCCTTAGCTGCTCATTTCTTCGGTTCAGAAGAAGCGATGATTCGGGTGGATATGTCGGAATATATGGAAAGCCACACAGTTTCTAAACTAATTGGTTCTCCTCCTGGGTTTGTCGGTTATGACGAAGGCGGACAATTAACAGAAGCAGTGCGTCGCCGTCCTTATTCTGTTATCCTATTCGACGAAATCGAAAAAGCGCATCCCGACGTATTTAATATGATGTTGCAAATGTTAGATGATGGTCGTCTAACTGATGCCCAAGGTCGCACAGTAGACTTTAAGAATACCTTAATCATTCTGACATCTAATTTGGGTTCAAAAGTCATTGAAAAAGGCGGCAGTGGTTTAGGTTTTGAATTTAGTGAAGACCAAGCTGAAGCTACTTATAACCGGATGCAGCAGCGAGTACAAGAAGAACTCAAAGCTTATTTCCGTCCTGAATTTCTCAACCGTCTTGACGACATTATTGTTTTCCGTCAATTAACATTTGAGGAAGTAAGAAGTATCGCAGGTATCATGTTGCGAGAAGTTGCTAGTCGTTTAACCGAACAGGAAATTAGTCTAGAAGTTACTGACAAGTTTAAAGACCGAGTTGTAAAAGAAGGGTTTAATCCTAAGTTTGGTGCAAGGGAGTTGCGACGGGCAATTATGCGGTTGTTAGAAGATAGTTTGGCGGAAGCAATGCTGAGTGGCACTGTTAATAGTGGTGATACTGCTGTTATTGATGTAGGTGAGGATGGTGAGGTGGAAATTAAAAGGATGCAGCGACAAGAGTTAGTTATTGTTTAA